One stretch of Paenibacillus sp. FSL R5-0341 DNA includes these proteins:
- a CDS encoding serine hydrolase domain-containing protein — protein sequence MLDSYIASQLKKTLEASVNNHEIAGANFMVIKDGKEVFYHDYGWADLESKHPLKRDSIFRLYSMTKPITATAVMILLERGDIDLFDPVSCYIPGFKNQRVEKNGQLVPVNREVNIHDLLNMTSGLLYDGAGATGQQSYKLFQELDSRLFSENPMSTMEFANRQGMGPLSFEPGTNWQYGTSADILGAVVEAVSGMRYGQFLRKELFDPLEMNDTGFWIPKEKRNRLAKTYQDDGEGKLKLYDGNHLGINHQMDCEPAFESGGAGIASTIDDAAKFTTMLLNQGIHNGIRLLKQKTIQYLTSASLTNGQQKGFDTWHTLLGHTYGNQMRIMTDPGKAGFIGSLGEYGWDGWLGAYFTNSPHDGLTVLFMVQKKDAGTLPITRKLRNIIFSSS from the coding sequence ATGTTGGATTCATATATTGCGAGTCAATTAAAGAAAACATTAGAAGCTAGTGTTAATAATCACGAAATTGCAGGAGCTAACTTCATGGTCATTAAAGATGGCAAAGAAGTTTTTTACCACGATTATGGATGGGCAGACCTCGAGTCTAAACACCCTCTAAAAAGAGATTCTATATTTCGTTTATATTCAATGACTAAACCAATTACTGCCACTGCTGTTATGATTCTGTTAGAAAGAGGCGATATTGACCTTTTTGATCCTGTAAGCTGCTATATTCCAGGTTTCAAGAACCAACGTGTAGAAAAAAACGGCCAGTTGGTGCCTGTTAATCGTGAAGTTAACATACATGATTTATTAAATATGACTTCGGGATTATTATATGATGGAGCTGGAGCAACCGGACAACAATCATATAAGTTATTTCAAGAACTGGATAGTCGGTTGTTTAGCGAAAATCCAATGAGCACTATGGAGTTTGCGAATCGTCAGGGCATGGGGCCACTTTCATTCGAACCGGGAACGAACTGGCAGTATGGTACGTCAGCAGATATTTTAGGTGCTGTCGTGGAAGCCGTTAGCGGTATGCGTTATGGGCAATTTTTGAGAAAAGAGCTTTTTGATCCACTCGAAATGAATGATACCGGATTTTGGATTCCAAAAGAAAAAAGAAACCGACTTGCAAAAACTTATCAGGATGATGGTGAAGGTAAGTTGAAGTTGTATGACGGTAATCATCTTGGTATTAATCATCAAATGGATTGTGAACCAGCATTTGAGTCAGGTGGAGCGGGAATCGCATCTACAATTGATGATGCTGCCAAGTTCACGACAATGTTGTTGAATCAAGGTATCCATAATGGAATTCGATTATTAAAACAAAAAACCATCCAGTATCTAACATCTGCTTCATTAACAAACGGGCAACAAAAAGGCTTTGATACATGGCATACATTGCTTGGCCATACCTACGGTAACCAAATGCGTATTATGACTGATCCGGGAAAAGCCGGATTCATCGGTAGTTTGGGTGAATACGGTTGGGACGGTTGGCTTGGAGCATACTTTACAAACAGCCCTCATGACGGTCTAACCGTATTGTTTATGGTGCAGAAAAAAGATGCTGGCACACTACCGATTACACGCAAACTGCGGAATATCATATTTAGTTCCTCATAA
- a CDS encoding NmrA family NAD(P)-binding protein has product METILVYGASGVQGGAVARLLTSKGVTVRTITRHDKNVAALKEQGIEAFVGDLSVSETLKDVNSGVDKVFLNMPIEYDTALMKQQITNAVEAARQAHVKLIVVNSNGFLPVHPTDTKTLDVKRELIEYVQQSGIPTILVKPTLYMENFLIPGLINNGMLFYPVPADKPIPWISSEDAAQYHYYALTHPELAGQVLLAPGPEALTGAELGERFTQALGQDITFNFLNYDNFEAALSPVMGADQAAGIAGFYRWIGANIDSLNYYDVKDRVVVPDLQLTSLKDWLQQSHVKTIFGS; this is encoded by the coding sequence ATGGAAACGATATTAGTTTATGGAGCGTCAGGGGTACAAGGTGGAGCCGTAGCGAGATTGTTAACTTCCAAAGGGGTAACTGTCCGCACCATTACACGTCATGACAAAAACGTAGCTGCTTTAAAAGAGCAAGGTATAGAGGCATTTGTAGGTGATCTGTCTGTATCCGAAACGTTGAAAGATGTTAACAGCGGTGTTGATAAAGTCTTCTTGAATATGCCAATTGAGTATGACACAGCATTAATGAAGCAGCAAATTACGAATGCCGTTGAAGCTGCGCGACAAGCGCACGTTAAATTGATCGTTGTCAATTCAAATGGTTTTTTACCAGTACATCCAACCGACACCAAGACGTTGGATGTTAAACGAGAATTAATTGAGTACGTACAACAAAGCGGTATTCCAACCATTTTGGTAAAACCCACACTTTATATGGAAAACTTCTTGATTCCGGGTCTGATCAATAATGGAATGCTCTTCTACCCTGTACCAGCAGATAAACCGATCCCATGGATTAGCTCCGAAGACGCAGCGCAATATCATTATTATGCGTTAACCCACCCTGAGCTGGCAGGACAAGTGTTGTTAGCTCCAGGTCCGGAAGCACTTACTGGTGCAGAACTCGGCGAACGTTTTACACAAGCGTTGGGACAAGATATAACCTTTAATTTCCTGAACTATGATAATTTTGAAGCAGCTCTTTCTCCAGTAATGGGGGCAGATCAAGCAGCTGGTATTGCAGGCTTTTATCGTTGGATCGGAGCCAATATTGATTCCCTGAACTATTATGACGTGAAAGATCGCGTGGTTGTCCCTGATCTCCAACTGACTTCGCTGAAGGATTGGTTGCAACAATCGCATGTAAAAACAATTTTTGGTTCTTAA
- a CDS encoding sigma-70 family RNA polymerase sigma factor produces MIDAQQQINAAQNGDHDAFVSLIKDRTDKLHRVARHYVRESKDAEDIVQDALVKAYESLQTLQQAEAFESWLTRIVVNRALNHLEKSKRVHLSEDPQAQEPLVVNDIDQTLDLERALASLNPKLRQLLFLKYKKDLTQQQIAHLLDMPLGTVKTQLRKGLEHLRNEMVQDFLERDMDTLRLQLRQQAEHQFAVSSDYDLIVNDYQENTMRGTWKGEAGFLWVKTGSDDAVSATLSRDGNLLDYAISWASLDNETRLSEEELKQQAEQFLEDHYPGALRNFPYCEMEWMEGMFGYTRQQKAMGLPLPETGCLIMVHPSGRVVGFRYYGTVPGPALPTMITPEEEQMACMKANFLLHVEYCVLDKAVYTDGDDQVHLVYAPRNRGLIYTASSQEEVPTAYRAEAVPSDPRTLDEWPGEFPPARSLEEWIGVDNDQFQLVQDDNIGLNTKLMVWKQQNEERPDKNDQSWKAYWADQMEGAVKARVDSQTGQLIDFVSHGKPDQLAPLTWDRDACIEVAMDYVRGLAAEMLPYLKLLTEETDDEDRLEIIRFGVYVQDVSVRDECYQLAVDRSNGRVQSLMSPSIRPEQLKKLETVPSFDSQTAILRWMAQAKLRLQWERMHNARAEEAPYELVYRMIGSEHERTPEVLDAHTGKLYENTFY; encoded by the coding sequence ATGATCGATGCACAGCAACAAATCAACGCCGCACAAAACGGAGATCACGATGCCTTCGTTTCTCTTATAAAGGATCGAACGGATAAGCTGCACCGAGTGGCTCGCCATTATGTACGGGAGTCCAAAGATGCGGAGGATATCGTTCAGGATGCCCTGGTTAAGGCTTATGAGTCACTGCAAACGCTGCAGCAAGCCGAAGCGTTTGAGAGCTGGCTTACCAGAATTGTGGTGAACCGGGCGCTCAATCATTTGGAGAAATCCAAGCGTGTTCACCTGAGCGAAGACCCGCAGGCGCAAGAGCCATTGGTCGTTAATGATATCGATCAAACCCTGGATCTGGAGCGTGCATTGGCCAGTCTGAATCCGAAGCTGCGTCAGCTCCTGTTCTTAAAATATAAGAAGGACCTGACCCAGCAGCAAATCGCCCATCTCCTGGATATGCCATTAGGTACTGTAAAAACACAATTACGGAAGGGGCTGGAACATTTGCGCAACGAAATGGTTCAAGATTTTCTCGAACGAGACATGGATACATTACGTCTGCAGTTAAGACAACAGGCAGAGCACCAGTTTGCCGTTTCATCGGATTATGATCTGATCGTCAATGACTATCAAGAGAACACCATGAGGGGAACATGGAAGGGAGAAGCGGGATTCTTATGGGTTAAAACGGGGAGTGATGACGCCGTTTCTGCCACGCTTTCCAGGGACGGCAACTTGCTAGACTATGCCATTTCCTGGGCCTCATTGGACAACGAGACACGGCTATCTGAGGAGGAGCTCAAACAGCAGGCAGAGCAATTCCTGGAAGATCATTATCCCGGCGCACTGCGTAATTTTCCGTATTGTGAGATGGAGTGGATGGAAGGAATGTTTGGGTACACACGACAGCAGAAGGCGATGGGCCTGCCGCTTCCTGAGACGGGATGCCTGATTATGGTTCACCCCAGCGGTCGCGTGGTCGGATTTAGGTACTACGGAACCGTTCCAGGGCCAGCACTCCCAACCATGATCACACCAGAAGAGGAACAGATGGCGTGTATGAAGGCGAATTTTTTGCTACATGTGGAATATTGCGTATTGGACAAAGCCGTCTACACGGATGGTGACGATCAGGTCCATCTTGTTTACGCCCCCCGAAATAGAGGACTAATCTATACTGCATCATCACAGGAGGAAGTTCCGACAGCCTATAGGGCAGAAGCTGTACCCTCTGACCCAAGAACTCTGGACGAGTGGCCAGGTGAGTTCCCGCCCGCACGAAGCCTAGAAGAGTGGATTGGCGTAGACAACGACCAATTTCAGTTAGTACAAGACGACAATATTGGCTTGAACACCAAGTTGATGGTGTGGAAGCAACAGAATGAAGAGCGTCCAGACAAGAATGACCAGTCTTGGAAGGCCTATTGGGCTGATCAGATGGAGGGAGCGGTCAAGGCGCGAGTAGACAGCCAAACCGGACAACTGATTGACTTTGTTTCGCATGGTAAGCCAGATCAACTTGCTCCATTAACCTGGGATCGAGACGCATGTATAGAAGTAGCTATGGACTATGTCCGAGGACTAGCAGCCGAAATGTTGCCGTATCTCAAGCTTCTAACTGAAGAGACTGACGACGAAGATCGTTTGGAAATCATTCGCTTTGGTGTATATGTTCAAGACGTATCTGTCAGGGATGAATGCTATCAACTAGCTGTTGACCGCTCTAATGGGAGGGTCCAAAGTTTGATGTCCCCCTCCATAAGGCCAGAACAGTTAAAGAAGCTGGAGACCGTGCCTTCATTTGATTCCCAGACAGCCATCCTCCGATGGATGGCACAGGCCAAGCTGCGTCTGCAATGGGAACGGATGCACAATGCTAGGGCGGAAGAGGCCCCGTACGAACTAGTGTATCGAATGATTGGTAGCGAGCACGAGCGGACACCCGAAGTGCTTGATGCGCATACGGGGAAGTTATACGAAAATACTTTTTACTGA
- a CDS encoding RDD family protein, with the protein MYKAGFWIRLGAGVLDSLIISIPLVIIAGILTGNFDTDEPIAKLLSALYSILLPVYWYGRTIGKRICGIRIRNYDTHEPPKIGTMLMRVVVAGLVVYVITLGIGVIVSAFMVGLREDRRAIHDFIG; encoded by the coding sequence TTGTATAAAGCAGGTTTTTGGATTAGATTAGGAGCAGGTGTATTGGATAGTCTTATTATTTCAATTCCGTTAGTGATTATTGCAGGTATTCTTACGGGTAACTTTGATACGGATGAGCCGATTGCAAAACTACTTAGTGCGTTATACTCAATTTTATTACCAGTTTACTGGTATGGTCGAACCATAGGAAAACGTATATGTGGAATTCGAATCCGTAATTACGATACACATGAACCACCAAAAATTGGTACGATGCTGATGCGAGTTGTTGTGGCTGGACTTGTGGTGTATGTAATAACTTTGGGTATCGGAGTTATCGTGAGTGCGTTTATGGTCGGTCTGCGTGAAGATCGACGTGCGATTCACGACTTTATAGGGTAA
- a CDS encoding alpha/beta hydrolase, which translates to MAKVNVGEENAQPIELYYEDHGEGKPIILIHGWPLSGRSWEKQVPTLIEAGYRVITYDRRGFGQSSQPWDGYDYDSFASDLHKLIMHLDLRDATLVGFSMGGGEVARYIGTYGTERVSKAVFAGAVPPYLYKSEDNPQGGLDDATIAEFQNGVKGDRLAFLDGFTNNFFAAGDRTDLVSEPFRLYNRDIAALASPKGTLDCIAAFALTDFRQDLEKFNIPTLVIHGDSDAIVPLEVSGQRTHESIPGSRLVVVEGGPHGFNATHPEAFNAALIEFLKS; encoded by the coding sequence ATGGCTAAAGTAAACGTAGGCGAAGAGAACGCACAACCAATTGAACTGTATTACGAAGATCATGGCGAGGGGAAACCCATCATCCTTATTCATGGCTGGCCTTTGAGTGGACGATCCTGGGAGAAGCAAGTACCTACCCTGATTGAAGCGGGCTACCGTGTTATCACGTATGATCGTCGTGGTTTTGGTCAGTCTTCCCAACCTTGGGATGGTTATGACTACGATAGTTTTGCATCTGATTTACATAAATTGATTATGCACCTCGATCTGCGCGATGCTACACTGGTTGGGTTCTCCATGGGAGGCGGCGAAGTAGCTCGCTATATCGGAACATATGGAACGGAACGGGTTTCCAAAGCTGTATTTGCAGGCGCTGTTCCTCCTTACCTGTATAAGTCCGAGGACAATCCACAGGGAGGATTGGACGATGCAACGATTGCTGAATTCCAAAATGGGGTTAAGGGTGATCGTCTAGCCTTCTTGGATGGATTTACAAATAACTTTTTCGCTGCAGGAGATCGTACAGACCTTGTGAGCGAACCGTTCCGTCTATATAACCGGGATATTGCTGCTCTGGCATCCCCTAAGGGTACCCTGGATTGCATTGCTGCCTTTGCTCTTACCGATTTCCGTCAGGACCTGGAGAAATTCAATATTCCGACCCTGGTTATTCATGGCGATTCCGATGCCATTGTGCCGCTTGAAGTCAGTGGACAACGTACACATGAATCTATCCCTGGCAGCCGGCTTGTTGTTGTAGAAGGTGGACCACATGGCTTTAATGCAACACATCCTGAAGCATTTAATGCAGCGTTGATCGAATTTCTGAAGAGCTAA
- a CDS encoding NtaA/DmoA family FMN-dependent monooxygenase (This protein belongs to a clade of FMN-dependent monooxygenases, within a broader family of flavin-dependent oxidoreductases, the luciferase-like monooxygenase (LMM) family, some of whose members use coenzyme F420 rather than FMN.) — protein MNSKKKLKLGAVIEGVGFNYMGWRHPDMPTNASENIDYYVKQAKIAEAGKFDTIFLFDVSHVGPGNIPHHLSMFEGISILSALSMATTNIGLTATIATSYADPFTAARQILSLDKISKGRAGLNAITSNPGGMLNYSRSHLSKADQYPMQKEFMEIVLGLWDSYEDDAFIRDKANGIYLDPQKMHALRYRGKYFSVDGPLNLSRSIQARPPIFTAGSSSNFVANAAKYTDGGFIAAISLDYAKGIAAELRKRVALEGRTTEDFIVVTSHIPIVGSTEAEAEEKFREMQSLMPAYRIQRPLFFGSAEKVADQVQEWYEAGAMDMLLIQQEYPSGLKDFVDLVVPILQERGIFHTEYESNTLRGNLGLPYPENKFSL, from the coding sequence ATGAATAGTAAAAAAAAATTAAAACTAGGCGCCGTGATTGAAGGGGTAGGGTTCAACTATATGGGATGGCGCCATCCAGACATGCCTACTAATGCGAGTGAAAATATTGATTACTATGTAAAACAAGCGAAAATAGCAGAAGCAGGAAAATTTGATACCATATTTTTATTCGATGTCAGTCATGTTGGGCCAGGGAATATTCCACATCACTTAAGTATGTTTGAGGGTATAAGTATTTTGTCCGCACTTAGTATGGCAACGACAAATATAGGCCTTACAGCAACAATCGCTACGTCGTATGCTGATCCATTTACTGCAGCGAGACAGATCCTTTCACTTGATAAAATTAGTAAGGGACGAGCAGGTTTGAATGCTATTACGTCAAATCCAGGAGGTATGTTGAATTATAGCAGGTCCCACCTTTCAAAAGCAGATCAATATCCTATGCAAAAAGAATTTATGGAAATTGTATTAGGTCTATGGGATTCATATGAAGATGATGCATTTATACGTGATAAAGCGAATGGTATTTACCTCGATCCGCAAAAAATGCACGCTTTAAGATATAGAGGGAAGTATTTCTCAGTAGATGGTCCATTAAATCTTAGCCGTTCAATCCAAGCCAGACCGCCAATCTTCACGGCTGGTAGTTCTTCTAATTTTGTAGCAAATGCAGCGAAATATACAGATGGTGGATTTATAGCTGCTATTTCACTTGATTATGCTAAAGGAATTGCGGCAGAGCTTAGAAAGCGAGTTGCCTTGGAAGGACGAACAACAGAAGATTTTATTGTTGTGACTTCTCACATACCGATTGTCGGTAGTACTGAAGCAGAAGCAGAAGAAAAATTCCGAGAAATGCAAAGTTTAATGCCAGCTTACAGGATACAAAGACCTTTGTTTTTTGGTTCAGCCGAGAAAGTGGCCGATCAAGTTCAGGAATGGTATGAAGCAGGTGCGATGGATATGTTATTGATACAACAGGAATATCCATCAGGTTTAAAAGATTTCGTAGATTTAGTTGTTCCGATTTTACAAGAAAGAGGCATTTTCCATACAGAATATGAATCAAATACTTTACGTGGGAATTTGGGTCTACCTTATCCAGAAAATAAATTTTCACTATGA
- a CDS encoding ATP-binding cassette domain-containing protein: MMELPDHLLHQYPHELSGGQKQRVAIARAISSEPPLIIMDEPTSSLDMITQAQIIEVFMTSQKNIGFVCLT, from the coding sequence ATGATGGAGCTGCCAGATCATCTCCTGCATCAGTACCCCCATGAGCTCAGTGGAGGACAGAAGCAGCGTGTCGCTATTGCCAGAGCAATAAGCAGTGAGCCGCCCCTAATCATCATGGACGAGCCTACCTCCAGTCTGGATATGATTACGCAGGCCCAGATCATCGAGGTGTTTATGACTTCGCAAAAAAATATCGGATTTGTCTGTTTAACATGA
- a CDS encoding ribosomal-processing cysteine protease Prp has translation MIRVKITRSASSGKIMSYRSEGHAAYEVPGKDIVCAGVSAVTIGTYNSIEALLGVHLKHRMYHGFLEVNVSEQLEYKTFEQLQLLLESMVVTLQSIRQSYGEYLSIEETIRSR, from the coding sequence GTGATTAGAGTGAAGATTACGAGAAGCGCTTCTTCTGGTAAAATCATGTCTTACCGATCAGAGGGACATGCAGCATATGAGGTACCCGGCAAAGATATTGTTTGTGCTGGAGTATCAGCTGTAACGATTGGAACGTATAACTCAATAGAAGCGTTATTGGGGGTTCATCTGAAACACAGAATGTATCACGGTTTTTTGGAAGTGAACGTGTCTGAACAACTGGAATACAAAACATTTGAGCAATTACAGCTTCTCCTGGAATCAATGGTGGTCACATTGCAATCTATACGACAATCTTACGGTGAATATTTATCTATCGAAGAAACTATAAGAAGTCGTTAA
- a CDS encoding helix-turn-helix domain-containing protein, translating into MQIEPLENCSTCPVEFAVNAIGGKWKILILYHLLNKDIIRFNELQKSLSTVTHRTLTRQLRELEEGGLVNRVAYAEMPPRVEYSLTDKGHSLTPILLQLQNWGLQHM; encoded by the coding sequence ATGCAGATCGAACCATTGGAAAATTGCAGTACTTGCCCGGTTGAATTTGCAGTCAACGCAATCGGCGGCAAGTGGAAAATTCTGATTTTGTACCATTTATTAAATAAAGATATTATACGGTTTAACGAACTACAAAAATCGCTCTCCACGGTGACGCATCGCACACTTACGCGTCAATTGCGTGAGCTTGAAGAAGGTGGGCTAGTGAACCGCGTTGCTTATGCTGAAATGCCTCCTCGCGTCGAATACTCACTAACAGATAAAGGACATAGTCTCACCCCGATTTTGTTACAATTGCAAAACTGGGGTCTACAGCATATGTAA
- a CDS encoding SDR family NAD(P)-dependent oxidoreductase has protein sequence MTKTALVTGANKGIGYEIAKRLLESGYRVLVGARDQERGETAVTALQAFGDAQLVLLDVADLYSVDNAVKTITENHPELSLLVNNAGIPGDMHKVGWEFSVEDLQATHHVNFIGPFALSKGLLPLLIANKGTIQNISIPIEPLPYFNAFAYTTSKAPLNVMTKSWGMSFEKENIPVEIFTVMPGAVSTDLNGRMTGDYVKTPVQAAELIVNFVLDEESHNGQVINYDGTLSVY, from the coding sequence ATGACAAAGACAGCATTAGTAACTGGTGCGAATAAAGGTATTGGATATGAGATTGCAAAACGGTTGTTAGAATCGGGGTATCGTGTTTTAGTTGGGGCACGTGATCAGGAGCGAGGAGAAACGGCAGTAACTGCGCTCCAAGCATTTGGAGATGCACAATTGGTATTGTTAGACGTTGCCGACTTATACAGTGTTGATAATGCAGTAAAAACGATTACTGAGAATCATCCAGAGTTGTCACTCTTGGTGAACAATGCTGGTATTCCAGGAGATATGCATAAAGTGGGATGGGAATTCTCGGTAGAGGATCTGCAAGCAACTCATCATGTTAACTTTATTGGTCCTTTTGCACTTTCAAAAGGCTTGCTTCCCCTATTGATTGCCAATAAAGGCACAATTCAAAATATCAGTATACCAATTGAGCCGTTGCCTTACTTCAATGCGTTTGCCTATACAACATCCAAGGCTCCTTTGAATGTCATGACAAAGTCTTGGGGAATGAGTTTTGAGAAGGAAAATATACCTGTAGAGATTTTTACAGTGATGCCAGGGGCGGTTTCAACCGATTTGAACGGGCGTATGACAGGAGATTATGTGAAAACACCTGTTCAAGCTGCGGAATTAATCGTTAACTTTGTTCTGGATGAAGAGAGTCACAATGGACAGGTTATTAATTACGACGGTACTTTATCAGTATACTGA
- a CDS encoding helix-turn-helix transcriptional regulator encodes MKTRIAELRKQHKLSQEELGRIVGVTRQTITSLERGKYTASLILAYKIANFFRLAIEDVFDFSEVEEM; translated from the coding sequence TTGAAGACAAGAATTGCAGAACTGCGTAAGCAGCATAAGCTGTCACAGGAAGAGCTGGGACGAATTGTTGGTGTTACCCGGCAAACCATCACCTCTCTTGAAAGGGGAAAGTATACGGCTTCCCTTATTCTTGCTTACAAAATTGCCAATTTTTTCAGACTCGCCATTGAAGATGTTTTTGATTTCAGCGAAGTGGAGGAAATGTAA
- a CDS encoding metalloregulator ArsR/SmtB family transcription factor: MNNPLDIFKALANESRIQILEWLKKPEAHFSPQEGIDLVEVGVCVSQITSKMNMNQSTVSQYLSILHRAGLINAKRIGKWTYYKRNEDVINQIGLYLQKGE, translated from the coding sequence ATGAACAATCCACTAGATATTTTTAAGGCACTAGCTAATGAGTCGCGTATTCAAATACTAGAATGGTTAAAAAAACCAGAAGCTCACTTTTCACCCCAAGAAGGGATTGATCTTGTTGAAGTAGGGGTATGTGTGAGTCAAATAACTAGTAAAATGAATATGAATCAATCCACTGTTTCTCAATATCTCTCAATACTACATCGAGCTGGTTTAATTAATGCCAAACGTATTGGTAAATGGACATATTATAAGAGAAACGAAGATGTAATTAATCAAATTGGTCTGTATCTACAAAAAGGTGAATGA
- a CDS encoding MarR family transcriptional regulator produces the protein MSKDWSQKSTLLYEMYRVNNAINTTFDTYISISQSRFEILALIYKEIEISQGDLQKKVTLDKAAVARHLKQLEDHKIVSRRKKDEDNRIILVQLTDYGRELIETSQKEKEHFAQELLTDISDTELTLLRKILVQLNKNVEQMKEK, from the coding sequence TTGAGTAAAGATTGGTCACAGAAGTCCACGTTATTATACGAGATGTATCGTGTGAATAACGCCATAAATACTACGTTTGATACCTATATCAGCATCAGCCAATCTCGCTTTGAAATACTCGCATTGATATATAAAGAAATCGAAATCAGTCAAGGTGACTTACAAAAAAAAGTGACACTTGATAAGGCTGCTGTCGCTAGACATCTCAAACAGCTTGAAGACCATAAAATTGTGTCTAGAAGAAAAAAAGATGAGGATAACCGAATTATTTTAGTTCAATTAACTGATTACGGAAGAGAATTAATTGAAACTTCACAAAAGGAAAAAGAACATTTTGCACAGGAACTGTTAACTGATATTAGTGATACTGAGCTTACTTTGCTAAGGAAAATATTAGTTCAATTAAATAAGAATGTTGAACAAATGAAGGAAAAGTAA
- a CDS encoding ABC transporter substrate-binding protein: protein MFKRIPVWIALCCMLTLAACGTTETTSEVVSSSEATTQATTKLITNPNGEEITIPLNPERIVDLSGSTEELLIIGKTPVATMSADYGNPEELTPTIKDQLSADTVNLGWYGFPFSIEAIAGANPDLIILGKDFNTDQYETLSKIAPTIALPYSYYDWRERLTYLADTFGEESKKDEYLAKYDAKSAEWKQKLEAAVHGESFAVIETYPNNLVIYSNKGAAEMLYGEWGLKRTDGIPDPEGWGGKQIALEAMVSVNPDRLLLMENSENKMVDSKVWNNMNAVKNGKIYKISNVDNYNYSYTAMGRMELMDRLGTMILEDQK from the coding sequence ATGTTTAAACGAATTCCTGTATGGATTGCACTATGCTGTATGCTCACCTTGGCGGCCTGTGGAACGACCGAGACCACCAGTGAAGTGGTCAGCTCCTCAGAGGCAACCACACAAGCGACGACCAAATTGATTACTAACCCGAATGGAGAAGAAATTACGATCCCTTTGAATCCAGAGCGCATTGTTGATCTGTCTGGCTCTACAGAAGAGCTGTTGATCATTGGGAAAACACCTGTAGCGACAATGAGCGCGGATTATGGTAACCCGGAGGAACTTACGCCAACCATTAAGGATCAGCTGAGTGCAGATACCGTTAATCTGGGCTGGTATGGTTTCCCCTTCAGCATTGAAGCTATAGCGGGTGCCAATCCGGATCTGATCATCCTGGGTAAGGATTTTAACACGGATCAGTATGAAACTTTGTCTAAAATAGCGCCTACGATTGCATTGCCATACTCCTACTACGATTGGAGAGAACGCCTGACCTACCTGGCAGATACGTTTGGAGAAGAAAGCAAGAAAGATGAATATCTGGCCAAATATGATGCGAAATCTGCAGAGTGGAAACAAAAGCTGGAGGCGGCTGTACATGGTGAATCCTTTGCCGTAATTGAGACATATCCAAACAATCTAGTCATCTATTCGAACAAAGGTGCAGCGGAGATGTTATACGGTGAGTGGGGCCTGAAGCGCACAGACGGTATTCCTGATCCAGAGGGCTGGGGCGGTAAACAGATCGCGCTGGAGGCTATGGTATCGGTCAATCCGGATCGTCTGCTGCTGATGGAGAATAGTGAGAACAAGATGGTCGATAGCAAAGTGTGGAATAACATGAACGCCGTGAAAAATGGAAAAATCTATAAAATCTCCAATGTCGATAATTACAACTACTCGTACACAGCCATGGGAAGAATGGAGCTTATGGACCGCCTGGGTACGATGATTCTGGAAGATCAGAAGTAG